The nucleotide window GGAAAAAGTACTTTCTTATCTATAGCAGGTGCGTTATTATCTCCAACCAAAGGAGAAATTTCGATTGGGGATAAGCGTTTAAACAATTTTTCAGGCAAAAAATTAACGAAAGTTCGCCTGGAGAAGATTGGCTTTATTTTCCAAGGGGCAAATTTGATTCCATATTTAAATGTACGTGACCAACTGTTATTAATTGCTGAACTAGCCGGAAAAAAAGGCAAAGAGGCAAAAGAGAAAGCAGATGCGTTATTGAACGAACTAGGTTTAACTGCGCGGCGGAACAACTATCCTGAAAGCTTATCAGGCGGAGAAAAACAACGGGTGGCAATTGCTCGGGCGCTGATGAACAATCCGGATATCATTTTAGCAGATGAGCCTACAGCAAGTCTGGATGCAAATCGTGGTCATAAAGTAGTTCAAATGATAGCTGATGAAGTCAAACGAAAAAATAAAGCTGCCATTATGGTTACGCATGACGAACGAGTATTAGACTTGGTAGATCGAGTGATTCGAATAGAAGATGGTTATTTGAAAGAGTGAACGATAAAAGCAAGCAGACTTATTTCATTTTAGGATAAGACTGCTTGCTTTTTGATGAGATAGAAAGAGTAGGATAAACACATAAAAATAAATCAAGTATTGCATTTTTTTGTGAAATATCAAACAATCATAGGAATAAAAAAACTTATTATTAAGATGTTTGTTGGCGTTTCTAATATCGGTGGTGTTATAGTTATTGTAATTGAACTTTTACTACCAATTTTGATGGATTATCCAAGGTGAATTCAGGGAATAAAA belongs to Listeria ivanovii subsp. ivanovii and includes:
- a CDS encoding ABC transporter ATP-binding protein — encoded protein: MILIMKNISKGYQDGEQVIEVLKNVSLEVSQGEFVAIVGPSGAGKSTFLSIAGALLSPTKGEISIGDKRLNNFSGKKLTKVRLEKIGFIFQGANLIPYLNVRDQLLLIAELAGKKGKEAKEKADALLNELGLTARRNNYPESLSGGEKQRVAIARALMNNPDIILADEPTASLDANRGHKVVQMIADEVKRKNKAAIMVTHDERVLDLVDRVIRIEDGYLKE